From the genome of Candidatus Hydrogenedentota bacterium:
ATGGCCGCTCCATGTGGATTCGACCCAACAATTTTTTACGAAGCTTGATGAAGAAGGCTTCATCCATACCGAATCGGTGGAGTTGTGGTATTCACCGCAGTTGGAACGCTTCCTGCCCGACCGCTATGTGAAAGGGACCTGTCCCAAGTGCGGCTATACCGACGCCAACGGCGACGAGTGTGAGGCGTGCGGCGCTCAATATGCGGCGCAGGAACTGCTCGCCCCCCGTTCCAATGTGCCCGGCGACAATTCCATGCCCGTGCTCCGTCAATCGCGCCATTGGTTTTTGGATTTGCCCCGATTTTCCGACAAACTCAAACAATGGCTCGACAGCCATCCCGAATGGCGCGCCAATGTAAAAGGAATCGCCTACGGGTGGGTCAACGACTTACGGTCCCGCTGTATCACCCGAGACACCGATTGGGGCGTGCCCATTCCCGTAGCAGATCCCGACGCCGCCGACAAACGTATCTATGTGTGGTTCGATGCGCCCATTGGCTACGTGACCAATACGCGGCAGTGGGGCATAGACCGCTTGGGCGATACAGACGCATGGCGTCCGTGGTGGAAAGACGAACAGACCCGGATGATCCATTTTATAGGCAAGGACAATGTGCCTTTTCACGCGGTCATTTTCCCTGCCATGCTCATGGGTCAGGAAGACTATATTCTGCCCGACACCGTGGTCGGCAACGAGTATCTAAATATTTTTAACAGGCAGACCGGTCAGTCGGAAAAGGGCTCTAAATCGCGGGGCAATATGATCAGCGTCCGTTGGGCATTGGAATATTTATCGACCGATGCTTTGCGCTATTATCTCTGTGCCATTGCACCGGAGAGCAAAGATGCCGATTTCGATTGGGACGAATTCATGAACCGCTACAACGGCGAACAATGCGACGTAGTCGGTAATTTTATTCATCGTTCCATGACGATGACGACAAAGCATTTCGATCAGGCAGTGCCCCGTCCCGGCGCTTTAGAAGCCGGCGATGAGGCGATCCTCGCCGCGATGAAAACACAAATGGACAGTATCGCTGAGTCCTTGGAAAACTTTAGGTTTCGCCAAGCACTGGAACGCTATATTGAACTGGGCCGAAAAGCGAATGTTTATTTCAACGAACGACAGCCTTGGGTGACCCGAAAAACAGATCTCGAACGGACAGGGACGACCCTCTATATATGCTGTCAGCTGGTGAAGGCTTTGTGTTATGCCATGATGCCTTTCCTGCCCGATGGCGCGGCGCAAGTGGCGGCACTGTTGCGGCTGCCCTTGCCCGACGGCGGCCCCCAAGGGGGCACGGATCTTTGGAAAGAAGCGCTCACGCCTTTGGAACCGGGACATGGGCTGGAGCTGCCCCGCGTTCTTTTCCCGAAACTTGAAGCAGACTATATTGAAGAATTGGCGCAGGCGCACCTTGAAGGGCACGCGTTTTAAAAGCCCCGCATGACGCGCCTATATCGCCTCATAAGCCGATAACCTAAAGGATAGGAAGAGCCTTTGTGAATCATGAAAGAACATTTTACACCCCTACCTCTACGGAACCGGACGCCCATGATCTTGTCTTTGACGCCTTCAATCAACTTGATGCTGAAAGTGCCCATGGGCGCCTCTACAGACTCGGTGCTGAAGCACTGAAAGATTCCGAATTATTGGAAATCCTTTTGCATCCGACCGACGCATCGATGAAAGAGGGCAGCTCCTACGAAAAGCTGACCGAAAAAATAGGCGGACTCCATCGAATGCGTGTATCTTCCGCAGAAGAA
Proteins encoded in this window:
- the metG gene encoding methionine--tRNA ligase, whose amino-acid sequence is WPLHVDSTQQFFTKLDEEGFIHTESVELWYSPQLERFLPDRYVKGTCPKCGYTDANGDECEACGAQYAAQELLAPRSNVPGDNSMPVLRQSRHWFLDLPRFSDKLKQWLDSHPEWRANVKGIAYGWVNDLRSRCITRDTDWGVPIPVADPDAADKRIYVWFDAPIGYVTNTRQWGIDRLGDTDAWRPWWKDEQTRMIHFIGKDNVPFHAVIFPAMLMGQEDYILPDTVVGNEYLNIFNRQTGQSEKGSKSRGNMISVRWALEYLSTDALRYYLCAIAPESKDADFDWDEFMNRYNGEQCDVVGNFIHRSMTMTTKHFDQAVPRPGALEAGDEAILAAMKTQMDSIAESLENFRFRQALERYIELGRKANVYFNERQPWVTRKTDLERTGTTLYICCQLVKALCYAMMPFLPDGAAQVAALLRLPLPDGGPQGGTDLWKEALTPLEPGHGLELPRVLFPKLEADYIEELAQAHLEGHAF